The Apis cerana isolate GH-2021 linkage group LG10, AcerK_1.0, whole genome shotgun sequence DNA window aatttttcaacaaacatgaatattatcaaaaaactggtaaatatttaaattaatattgttaaaattttaaaaaatgtattatttaatttatttaattatatattatcaattatagaaaataagaaaaaaaaaaagattcaaaatttaaatgttaacaATAAGAACATGCATTTAAAACAAGATTTTAAtgctataaaacaaaataatcaaaatatgaaaaatgataaagaagtACAAAATGAGATAGatacatatacaattaaaaaaacaaagaataataatcaattattaataaactcaataaaatttacagaaactaaaaattttcttgcaataaataaaagaaatgttaaaaatattgaaaaagttaATCAATGCAAAAgcattaatcataaattggaaaataaaattaaatctaattgttCCATAAAAGAGGTAATTTTTTGGAtaatatattcacatatattattttttattttttaatctaataaaattttaaatgtaataatttttaattaagtttttattaatttttattatattttttttataaaatatttatatattatttatgtgtattataaaaatttttttttaaattttactattacctattgatattgattgattttattattatatattatataaaaataataatttttctattaatgaattcatttattataaattctgaaaatattttaattgttttatatttaattaattaatatttaatataattttctttgtatagtcaaaatattgtaaatctgATGAAAAATGTTCTGCAACATCAATTagtgaattgaaaaatctaataCAAAAAATGTCAATTAAATCTAATGATTGTACACTGATTAACAAGTGTAATATAAAGTGTCCATTACATGAAAATGCAATTTCTCAATGTACTTCTGaccagaaaataataattggtaCTATTATAGATaactttaatagaaataatatttcagaagaaataattaaatcattaaaaatttaccatacttatttaaatattgattttacaaaaaaattatttattcaaaaacatcagaaaatattacatatatttttgatagaatttaataaaatggtaagtaaatatacatataatattataaataatatataatattataaataaataacatatatgtatacttatGTTATTTGTACATagaatgaaattgtaaaaaaaaaatcagtacataaaaatatttcatctatatTCTCCGAATCAATAACTTTATTTGaatctcttttttctaaaaatattaaagtatttaatttaaaagatattagagCAAtgtatgcaaaattaaattctgcATGGAAAATGTACgaagtgaaaaaatttaataataaatatattttaaaaaatgaatcatacAAAGAATTATCTGTTATTTCTAATGTGACACAATATATGTCAAATggaatttggaatttattttataatagcaaTTTTGAAGGTATtgaactaaattttttttacaatttttaatgaatactttattttctgttttttttttttttttaggaatgtCAGAAATATGTTGTATACGTTATACaaataaagatcaattattattattctttgatataatgcaaaaatttcaatatatacaatattataatgatttaattaaaattattatagaagatATACTTCCTAACATGAAGATCTTCTTTGATTATACACAATTGgaatatgtgaaaatttataaaatgatttttattctctatcaAGGTTTAGATCCAAAAATTCCTATTTtagtaagaattaataaataaaaattatgataatcgttattattataaaattatctagaAAGAGAGTGAATGAGTGAATGAGTGAGAGAGAtagtgaaagaaatatatattcgttactATAGCAATTAGAAAACACaatggatattattttataaatacagtgtataattttataaattaatgaaatattttaatatgatttttaatgtcaataaatgtaattaattataattgatttataagtgatgataatcatttcaattatttaaaaattattccttttttaaaattaataatcttaagttaattaataagcaatttattaaatattttaattcattaaataaattattgattaaattaaaaataatctggaatacaaaaaatattaacatgcaatacatttatacaaaacAGCGATTAGAATTTGGAAAAcaatgtaatttttcaaattatcaaaaaatagaaGTTGATATTAAACCACATGCAGGATATATGAATCactatattcaaataaatcctACAACTCGGGCAACTCAATGTAGCAATATATATTCTGTTCATGAGGTACAtgcacataaatttatatttaaaaatatatatgtatatgaatattattattattattaattttcaggtAAATACCAATACTGCAACTTTTAAAGATAATGGTATGTGTCATTTTGAAGGTGGTTGGCCAAAAGATTTAAATGCAAAAGATATAGAACAAGCTATGAGATATAAacgtaaaatagaaaaagatgaattatatattcatacaatGCTTCAATTGCTgcctgtaattaatttttttttgttttctatcttaatattttactattaataaatcttactattaataaattaatacatattttatcatttttagcCAATGGAACAATGCATTTCACAGAataatgtatgtaatatttatgaacaatACTTTAGTTATATGGAACCAGTTTCTTTAATACAACAAGTGTATTCACGTACAGTTAATGTATATCGTGATATTTTACCAATAAAAAGACAAATAACACATCTTTCATGGTCACCAGATCAAGGAAATCGTTTTGCAGCTAGTTATTGTAATactgattttaaaaatgcaataaatgaCAATTCTCAATCATATATTTGGGATGTAGgtaagttgaaaaattaattaaaacttaatttttataattaaaaatttctaaaaaaaaagatttatattttatttaaattcatagaaaATCCAAATATACCTTGTATGACTTTAAAACCATTCTGTCCAATTCTAACATTGGAATACAATCCCAAAGATAGCAACATACTAATTAGCGGATTAATGACTGGTCAAGTAGCTTGTTGGGATATTAGAAAAGGATCAGAACTAGTTGAGACAAGTTCAATGGAATTTAGTCATAgagatttatgtaataaagttTTATGGATAAATTCTAAAACTGGTACAGAGTTTTTCAGTGCTTCAAAAGATGGAcaggtataataataaaataaaataaaaattaatatatatatgatttataaattaattgtatagatAATGTGGTgggatattagaaaattacaaatgCCTACAGAAACATTAGTAATTGATTTATACAAACCTGATGatcagaatattaataaagcaaTTGGAATTTCTGCATTACAATTTGAACCATCCATGGGTACACGTTTTATGTGCGGTCTTGAAAATGGTAAATAAAAaccttatataataatcatatatgtatttattgttatatgc harbors:
- the LOC108002216 gene encoding uncharacterized protein LOC108002216 is translated as MHLKQDFNAIKQNNQNMKNDKEVQNEIDTYTIKKTKNNNQLLINSIKFTETKNFLAINKRNVKNIEKVNQCKSINHKLENKIKSNCSIKESKYCKSDEKCSATSISELKNLIQKMSIKSNDCTLINKCNIKCPLHENAISQCTSDQKIIIGTIIDNFNRNNISEEIIKSLKIYHTYLNIDFTKKLFIQKHQKILHIFLIEFNKMNEIVKKKSVHKNISSIFSESITLFESLFSKNIKVFNLKDIRAMYAKLNSAWKMYEVKKFNNKYILKNESYKELSVISNVTQYMSNGIWNLFYNSNFEGMSEICCIRYTNKDQLLLFFDIMQKFQYIQYYNDLIKIIIEDILPNMKIFFDYTQLEYVKIYKMIFILYQGLDPKIPILVRINK
- the LOC108002213 gene encoding dynein axonemal intermediate chain 2 isoform X2 — translated: MQYIYTKQRLEFGKQCNFSNYQKIEVDIKPHAGYMNHYIQINPTTRATQCSNIYSVHEVNTNTATFKDNGMCHFEGGWPKDLNAKDIEQAMRYKRKIEKDELYIHTMLQLLPPMEQCISQNNVCNIYEQYFSYMEPVSLIQQVYSRTVNVYRDILPIKRQITHLSWSPDQGNRFAASYCNTDFKNAINDNSQSYIWDVENPNIPCMTLKPFCPILTLEYNPKDSNILISGLMTGQVACWDIRKGSELVETSSMEFSHRDLCNKVLWINSKTGTEFFSASKDGQIMWWDIRKLQMPTETLVIDLYKPDDQNINKAIGISALQFEPSMGTRFMCGLENGIVISGNRKGKTSSEKIATRFKAQYGPVISLERNPTFVKNFLTVGDWTTRIWSEDCKESCIAWTPGHRDFLMGGAWSITRFSVFFLIKMDGTLDIWDLLIQQDSPVLSVKVCDEVLTYIKPHEQGQLAAIANKKGTIFLLEFSKALTTNQKNDKVLFTTRNT
- the LOC108002213 gene encoding dynein axonemal intermediate chain 2 isoform X1, producing MQYIYTKQRLEFGKQCNFSNYQKIEVDIKPHAGYMNHYIQINPTTRATQCSNIYSVHEVNTNTATFKDNGMCHFEGGWPKDLNAKDIEQAMRYKRKIEKDELYIHTMLQLLPPMEQCISQNNVCNIYEQYFSYMEPVSLIQQVYSRTVNVYRDILPIKRQITHLSWSPDQGNRFAASYCNTDFKNAINDNSQSYIWDVENPNIPCMTLKPFCPILTLEYNPKDSNILISGLMTGQVACWDIRKGSELVETSSMEFSHRDLCNKVLWINSKTGTEFFSASKDGQIMWWDIRKLQMPTETLVIDLYKPDDQNINKAIGISALQFEPSMGTRFMCGLENGIVISGNRKGKTSSEKIATRFKAQYGPVISLERNPTFVKNFLTVGDWTTRIWSEDCKESCIAWTPGHRDFLMGGAWSITRFSVFFLIKMDGTLDIWDLLIQQDSPVLSVKVCDEVLTYIKPHEQGQLAAIANKKGTIFLLEFSKALTTNQKNDKVLFTTFLDRETRREKIKEAKSREQRLKMKSLRNINFEMECPIGNIKNDEKNLKYFNNHDEILIHCEEDYENAIKAELIKEQKQEITNDEQRSKLKS